From the genome of Thermodesulfobacteriota bacterium:
CAAAGAAAGAATCCTCAAGGGAATTGAAGAAATCAATACTGAGCCCGTTGTACATTGCTGGAAGAAATTCGATTTACCGCAAGCTAATATGTAAAAGTATTAATGAAACGTATTACTAGTTAGTGCCCGAACGAAAACTATGATTTTTTGTTAAGATCAAAGAAGGCGAAAATTTTAACCACAGTAATACTGGTAGTATTTCGAGGATTAAAAATTGAGTCTGACGCAGATATTGGCAAAAAAAGACAGTTTTCGTTCAGGCACTATTTAAGCTTGGCAGCATCCATATAAAGCCTCAGTTTGTCCACGCCTCCGAACGTAATGATGTGAACCCCCTGACAGAGATCTTTCAGGCCATTTACCGTTTTGGCAAAAAGATCAACACTGGCCTTTTCCAGGTCCGAAGCCTCCGACAGTTTTTTAATGACCCAGTCAGGTACCAACCCTGATTTAAAGTGACGATTGATAAATCTGGCCATTCCGGCGGTTCTTAAAATCATCACTTCCGCAAATACGGGAATCTGAAACGGTTCCACCTGCTTGATAAAGTTTTTAAACTGGTCGAGGTCGAAAATGGGAGTGGTGAGAAAATATTCGGTCCCTATATCTCCCATGGTTTCCATCTCCTGCATCCCCTGTTTGGGAACTTTTTTTCCCAAAGGGGATTCCACACCCGATCCGAGGACAAATTCGATTTCTGAAGCCAGCTTATTACCATCAATGGAGTGGCCCTTCTTTATATGCTCGAGTACCGATGCCAGCTTACCCGAATCCACATGAAAGAACATGGTTTCCTGAAGGCTGTCACCGGTGATGCGATAATCTTCCGTAAAAACAAGGAGATTTTCCACGCCGGTCTCATGGGCATTTGTCAGGTCCTTTTGAAGCTGAATGCGATTTTTATCGCGGGTGGTGGTCTGGTAAATGGCGTTAAATCTGTTATTTTTCAGAATTTCACATGTTTTAATGCTGTCTCCCACAATCCCTTCCAGTTCCACTTCCCCCACCGATACACCGTCCACGCGCCCTTTAATTCGGTTCAGATCCTCAATCAGTTTTTCAGGATTATCGCTCTCCATCGGTGCCTGGATTTCGGAAGTTACAACAAATTTCTTTTTTGTCAGTGCGTCTTTAAGTTTCACAGTTCGCCTCCTTTTATGGCGGTCCGAGAACTCAGGCCACTATTT
Proteins encoded in this window:
- a CDS encoding methylenetetrahydrofolate reductase, producing MKLKDALTKKKFVVTSEIQAPMESDNPEKLIEDLNRIKGRVDGVSVGEVELEGIVGDSIKTCEILKNNRFNAIYQTTTRDKNRIQLQKDLTNAHETGVENLLVFTEDYRITGDSLQETMFFHVDSGKLASVLEHIKKGHSIDGNKLASEIEFVLGSGVESPLGKKVPKQGMQEMETMGDIGTEYFLTTPIFDLDQFKNFIKQVEPFQIPVFAEVMILRTAGMARFINRHFKSGLVPDWVIKKLSEASDLEKASVDLFAKTVNGLKDLCQGVHIITFGGVDKLRLYMDAAKLK